A section of the Pseudomonas tritici genome encodes:
- a CDS encoding CynX/NimT family MFS transporter yields the protein MTFNPSSAGKFAGWGLLVVLGLNLRPILSSISPLLGEIRLATGLSFQSSALLTSLPVVCMGLVALVGVRVEAQLGERRGIALGLVMILLACLARWLMGQGSTLLVTALLGGAGVALIQALVPAMIKREFHHRVPVAMGVYSASLMAGGGLAALLSPVAATHFQQWQAGLGIWLLPAFAALLLWIRLPLGAAKSAKVIPAFKGLRNRRAWLLALYFGLVNCGYMSLVAWLPAYYQQLGWGVLPSGSLLAFMTIFQVIAALLMPVLAQRGIDRRPLLWISLLAQTIGYLGLLMAPLQFPHLWVALCGFGLGACFALSLLLTLDHHRDPRQAGQLAAFVQGVGFLINAISPWLTGWLRELTGSFASAWVVLTVTAVAMLVVTRVFSPATYRTAPAL from the coding sequence ATGACGTTCAACCCTTCATCTGCCGGCAAATTCGCCGGCTGGGGCCTGTTGGTCGTCCTGGGTCTCAATCTGCGGCCCATCCTCAGCTCCATCAGTCCGCTGCTCGGTGAGATTCGCCTGGCCACCGGCTTGAGTTTCCAGAGCAGTGCCCTGCTCACCAGCCTGCCCGTGGTGTGCATGGGCCTGGTGGCGCTGGTGGGTGTACGCGTTGAAGCGCAGCTCGGTGAACGGCGTGGCATCGCCCTCGGCCTGGTGATGATCCTGCTGGCGTGCCTGGCCCGCTGGCTGATGGGCCAAGGTTCTACGCTGCTGGTGACCGCGTTGCTGGGCGGTGCCGGTGTCGCGCTGATCCAGGCGTTGGTGCCGGCGATGATCAAGCGCGAGTTTCATCACCGTGTGCCAGTGGCGATGGGCGTTTATTCCGCATCGTTGATGGCCGGCGGTGGGCTGGCGGCGCTGCTCAGCCCGGTGGCCGCCACGCATTTCCAGCAATGGCAGGCGGGGCTCGGTATATGGCTGTTGCCCGCATTCGCGGCCTTGTTGCTGTGGATCCGGCTGCCACTGGGAGCGGCAAAAAGCGCGAAAGTCATCCCCGCCTTCAAGGGCCTGCGCAATCGCCGCGCCTGGCTGCTGGCGTTGTATTTCGGCTTGGTGAACTGCGGCTACATGAGCCTGGTCGCGTGGCTGCCGGCCTATTATCAGCAACTGGGCTGGGGCGTGCTGCCGAGTGGTTCGCTGCTGGCGTTCATGACCATCTTCCAGGTAATCGCCGCGCTGTTGATGCCGGTGCTGGCACAACGCGGGATTGATCGTCGGCCGCTGCTGTGGATCAGCCTGCTGGCCCAGACCATTGGTTATCTCGGCCTGTTAATGGCGCCGTTGCAGTTTCCCCATCTGTGGGTGGCGCTGTGTGGTTTCGGCCTGGGCGCGTGTTTCGCCCTAAGTCTGCTACTGACGCTCGACCATCACCGCGACCCGCGCCAAGCCGGGCAACTGGCGGCGTTCGTGCAAGGCGTGGGCTTTTTGATCAATGCGATTTCGCCATGGTTGACCGGCTGGTTGCGCGAACTCACCGGCAGCTTTGCCAGCGCCTGGGTCGTGCTGACAGTGACGGCAGTGGCGATGCTGGTGGTGACCCGCGTGTTCAGCCCCGCCACCTATCGAACGGCACCCGCTCTATAG
- a CDS encoding LysR substrate-binding domain-containing protein, which translates to MLDPVLLRSFVAVVDCGNFTRAAERLHLTQSTVSQQVRRLEEGVACQLLDRDQRRVVATAEGERLLAYARRILALHEEAADVLISQQSDGVLRLGVPEDFAAERLMPLLSAFVLAYPRVRLEVTSGLGPELQRQYRSGEFDVLLVKQIGDSDECLASWPEPLCWVDSLSTPSLGRDPLPLVAFPVGGLYRNEMLQHLEVGGWRWRIGYSSASLASVCSAVAAGLGISLLPLRVVQPGHRVLGADSGLPAVQGVRLALYARTGLGAAGHALQQQILKLCAGQMA; encoded by the coding sequence ATGCTTGATCCCGTGTTATTGCGCAGCTTTGTCGCCGTGGTGGATTGCGGCAATTTCACCCGTGCCGCTGAGCGCCTGCACCTGACCCAATCGACTGTGAGCCAGCAGGTCCGCCGTCTAGAAGAAGGGGTGGCGTGCCAGCTGCTGGATCGCGACCAACGCCGTGTGGTGGCGACGGCGGAGGGTGAGCGACTGCTGGCCTATGCGCGGCGCATCCTCGCGTTGCATGAAGAAGCCGCCGACGTGTTGATCAGCCAGCAGAGCGACGGTGTGCTACGCCTCGGTGTACCGGAAGACTTTGCCGCCGAACGCCTGATGCCATTGCTCTCGGCCTTTGTGCTGGCCTATCCGCGGGTGCGCCTGGAAGTCACCAGCGGCCTCGGCCCCGAGTTGCAGCGCCAGTACCGCAGCGGTGAGTTCGATGTGTTGCTGGTCAAGCAGATCGGTGACAGTGACGAATGCCTGGCCTCATGGCCGGAGCCATTGTGCTGGGTGGATAGCCTCAGCACGCCGTCTCTGGGCCGCGATCCCTTGCCGTTGGTGGCATTTCCGGTGGGCGGCTTGTACCGCAATGAAATGCTGCAACACCTGGAAGTGGGCGGCTGGCGTTGGCGTATCGGCTACTCCAGCGCCAGCCTGGCCAGTGTGTGTTCAGCGGTAGCGGCGGGGTTGGGAATCAGCCTGTTGCCCCTGCGCGTGGTGCAGCCCGGCCATAGGGTGTTAGGTGCTGACAGCGGTTTGCCCGCGGTACAAGGCGTACGTTTGGCGCTTTACGCCCGTACAGGCCTGGGAGCAGCAGGGCATGCATTGCAGCAGCAAATCTTGAAGTTGTGCGCCGGGCAAATGGCATAG
- a CDS encoding alpha/beta hydrolase, with amino-acid sequence MHSESIRYLIVPGWQGSPEDHWQSHWQNNLPNSARVEQADWLTPRREDWVAALAEAVAADSTPVILIAHSLGCITVAHWAATAPVQFLRQVRGALLVAPADVERPACSPALRNFAPIPTDLLPFPSQVVSSDNDSAVSAPRALEFARNWGAEAGFLSGAGHINVKSGHQRWEQGFAYLYRLQSRLEHHARRTA; translated from the coding sequence ATGCACAGCGAGTCGATTCGTTATCTGATCGTGCCGGGCTGGCAAGGATCGCCAGAAGATCATTGGCAAAGTCATTGGCAGAACAACCTGCCCAACAGTGCGCGCGTGGAGCAAGCCGATTGGCTCACCCCCCGCCGCGAAGACTGGGTAGCCGCGCTGGCCGAGGCCGTCGCCGCTGACAGCACGCCGGTGATCCTGATCGCCCATAGCCTGGGCTGCATCACCGTAGCGCATTGGGCGGCCACGGCCCCCGTGCAGTTTCTGCGGCAAGTGCGCGGCGCCTTGCTGGTGGCCCCGGCCGATGTCGAACGTCCTGCCTGCTCGCCGGCCTTGCGTAATTTCGCGCCGATTCCGACCGACCTGCTGCCGTTTCCCAGCCAAGTGGTCAGTTCCGACAACGACAGTGCCGTCAGCGCCCCTCGTGCCCTGGAGTTCGCGCGTAACTGGGGCGCCGAGGCCGGCTTTTTGTCCGGTGCCGGGCATATCAATGTGAAGTCCGGCCACCAGCGCTGGGAGCAGGGTTTCGCTTACCTCTATCGCCTGCAAAGCCGCCTAGAGCACCACGCCCGGCGTACTGCCTGA
- a CDS encoding sigma 54-interacting transcriptional regulator: MSLHETYGQPLLTFPDAEKSPLSIRAKALVFVDPRSRQLREELESLAPRALPVLIRGETGSGKELLARHIHRGSDRTGLFVSVNCGAISPTYADAELFGYAAGAHSGAASSRAGWFGSANGGTLYLDEIGDLPLPIQVKLLAALENHEVTRVGAHQPSPVDVRLVAATSIDLAQAVAAGKFHERLFHYLSEGRLDLPALRERVGDILSLAEYFLGIYSQRLDLPVPLISDDAQRVLEHHSWPGNTRELENVIHFALLVSSGDEILPEHLNLPVAGSPLEQVQRIFNSASPAEQETLRKFLYEQNGIST; encoded by the coding sequence ATGAGTCTGCATGAAACCTACGGCCAGCCCTTGCTGACCTTTCCCGACGCCGAGAAAAGCCCACTGAGTATCCGCGCCAAGGCGTTGGTGTTTGTCGATCCCCGTTCGCGGCAACTGCGCGAAGAGCTGGAAAGCCTCGCACCCCGCGCCTTGCCCGTGTTGATCCGTGGCGAGACCGGTAGCGGTAAAGAGCTGCTCGCGCGGCATATCCACCGTGGCAGCGACCGCACCGGGTTGTTTGTCTCGGTCAACTGCGGCGCCATCAGCCCGACTTACGCCGATGCCGAATTGTTCGGCTATGCCGCTGGCGCCCACAGTGGCGCGGCCAGCAGCCGGGCCGGTTGGTTCGGATCGGCGAATGGCGGCACGTTGTATTTGGATGAAATCGGCGACCTGCCGCTGCCGATCCAGGTGAAACTGCTGGCCGCCCTGGAAAACCACGAAGTCACCCGCGTCGGTGCCCATCAGCCTAGCCCGGTGGATGTGCGCCTGGTCGCCGCCACCAGCATCGACCTGGCCCAGGCCGTGGCTGCCGGCAAGTTCCATGAGCGCTTGTTCCATTACTTGAGCGAAGGCCGGTTGGACTTGCCGGCGCTGCGCGAGCGCGTCGGCGATATCCTGTCCCTGGCCGAGTACTTCCTCGGGATCTACAGTCAGCGCCTGGACCTGCCGGTGCCGCTGATCAGTGATGACGCGCAGCGTGTGCTGGAACACCACAGCTGGCCGGGAAACACCCGTGAGCTGGAAAACGTTATTCACTTTGCGTTGCTGGTCAGCAGCGGCGACGAGATTTTGCCCGAGCATTTGAACCTGCCAGTGGCGGGCTCGCCGCTGGAGCAAGTACAGCGAATTTTCAACAGTGCCAGCCCTGCCGAGCAGGAAACCCTGCGTAAATTCCTGTATGAGCAAAATGGAATATCAACGTGA
- a CDS encoding MetQ/NlpA family ABC transporter substrate-binding protein, translating into MKKVLLFTALAAALTASLAQANEKLVVAATPIPHAEILELIKPTLAKEGVDLEIKVFTDYVQPNTQVAEKRLDANYFQTLPYLENFNKGKGTNLVTVIGVHVEPIGGYSKKIKNISELKDGATVAIPNEGSNSGRALLLLQKNGLITLKDPTNALSTPKDIKDNPKHLKFKELESALLPRVLDQVDLDVINTNYALEAGLNPAKDALIIEDAKSPYVNFLVARPDNKDSDAIQKLSKALTSPEVKAFIEKKYNGAVVPAF; encoded by the coding sequence ATGAAAAAGGTTCTGTTGTTTACCGCACTGGCGGCTGCCCTGACTGCGAGCTTGGCCCAGGCCAACGAGAAACTGGTGGTTGCTGCCACTCCGATCCCGCACGCTGAGATCCTCGAGCTGATCAAGCCGACCCTGGCCAAAGAAGGCGTGGACCTGGAAATCAAAGTCTTCACCGACTACGTGCAACCCAACACGCAGGTTGCCGAGAAACGCCTGGATGCCAACTACTTCCAGACCCTGCCGTACCTGGAAAACTTCAACAAGGGCAAGGGCACCAACCTGGTCACTGTAATTGGCGTACACGTTGAGCCAATCGGCGGTTACTCGAAAAAAATCAAGAATATTTCTGAGCTCAAAGATGGCGCCACCGTTGCCATCCCGAACGAAGGCTCCAACAGCGGCCGTGCCCTGTTGCTGCTGCAAAAGAACGGTTTGATCACGCTGAAAGACCCGACTAATGCCCTGTCCACGCCGAAAGACATTAAGGACAACCCCAAGCACCTGAAATTCAAGGAGCTGGAATCGGCCCTGCTGCCACGCGTACTGGATCAGGTTGACCTCGACGTCATCAACACCAACTACGCCCTGGAAGCTGGCCTCAACCCGGCGAAAGACGCACTGATCATTGAAGACGCCAAGTCGCCCTACGTGAACTTCCTGGTGGCACGCCCGGACAACAAGGACAGCGACGCTATCCAGAAACTGTCCAAGGCCCTGACCAGCCCGGAAGTCAAAGCCTTCATCGAGAAGAAGTACAACGGCGCGGTAGTGCCGGCGTTCTGA
- a CDS encoding TcdA/TcdB catalytic glycosyltransferase domain-containing protein, with amino-acid sequence MLKSIFPDHVPTFMAAPAIGAHPPESAASFETQYPKDQFKPVANNIHMVWVGSKPGSNQDIYLRQWAKMNPNHKIMLWVDSTQFDTYATNKTAQAKAESIYPNYQSERPVRGLFSQLKTVMSSPGNEPRNKIEQKQVISELNKELSSPGNKALRASLLPEGGKVTAENASQVLSAFARHASRTDDKFNQAEATILDQTTKSWDRYVSNPPRDTTALTALQERFADLKNVQIRDLSNPADIRLKNQDVYQHEIIGRNGGYAAASDVARYEIVNRHGGTYTDIDLESVRPLDGALNAHPDLMLVGMAAGKSEASGNATPYFANALFASHPQSAMLTTMIDDIGDKYRSMKGNEYAGDRYFSRPNKSTIETTGPNALRGHVDRVIQEAKGQPDQIRNDAASSAERIWDMAKPENKEYWSLVDSHFKFPDNYVNFETEEQQKSATKAMAGGADRRPSAQG; translated from the coding sequence ATGTTGAAATCCATTTTCCCCGATCATGTGCCGACCTTTATGGCAGCTCCTGCCATTGGAGCTCACCCGCCGGAAAGTGCTGCAAGCTTCGAAACCCAATACCCCAAAGACCAGTTCAAGCCGGTGGCCAATAATATCCACATGGTCTGGGTCGGCTCCAAGCCCGGCTCAAACCAGGACATCTACTTACGCCAGTGGGCCAAGATGAACCCCAACCATAAAATTATGTTGTGGGTGGACTCTACTCAATTTGATACTTATGCAACTAATAAAACTGCACAGGCCAAAGCTGAAAGTATCTATCCAAACTATCAGTCGGAAAGGCCTGTTCGTGGTTTGTTCAGTCAACTTAAAACGGTGATGAGCAGCCCGGGGAACGAGCCGCGTAATAAGATTGAGCAAAAACAAGTGATCTCAGAGCTTAATAAAGAACTGTCGTCCCCAGGTAACAAAGCATTGAGGGCTTCTCTGCTGCCTGAGGGTGGGAAAGTGACTGCGGAAAATGCTTCGCAAGTGCTAAGTGCATTTGCGCGTCATGCTTCGCGTACCGATGATAAGTTTAATCAAGCAGAAGCCACCATTCTCGACCAGACCACTAAGTCCTGGGACCGCTATGTCAGCAACCCGCCCCGTGATACGACGGCGCTAACTGCTTTGCAAGAGCGATTCGCAGACCTGAAAAACGTACAGATACGTGATTTGAGCAATCCGGCCGATATACGTTTGAAAAACCAGGACGTTTATCAACATGAAATCATCGGACGCAATGGCGGTTATGCCGCAGCCTCTGACGTCGCCCGGTATGAAATCGTCAATCGACATGGCGGCACCTACACAGACATCGATCTGGAAAGCGTACGCCCGCTCGATGGCGCGTTGAATGCCCATCCGGACCTGATGCTGGTCGGCATGGCGGCAGGCAAGAGTGAAGCGAGTGGCAACGCCACACCTTATTTTGCCAACGCGTTGTTCGCCAGCCATCCCCAGAGCGCGATGCTGACGACCATGATTGATGACATCGGGGATAAATATCGCTCGATGAAAGGTAATGAGTACGCCGGCGACCGTTATTTCAGCCGCCCGAACAAAAGCACGATCGAAACCACCGGGCCCAACGCATTACGCGGGCATGTCGACCGGGTGATACAAGAAGCCAAAGGGCAACCGGACCAAATACGTAACGACGCCGCATCCTCCGCCGAACGTATATGGGACATGGCGAAGCCAGAGAACAAAGAGTACTGGAGCCTGGTGGATTCGCACTTCAAGTTCCCGGACAACTACGTCAATTTTGAAACGGAAGAGCAGCAGAAAAGTGCCACCAAAGCCATGGCGGGGGGCGCTGATCGGCGGCCATCGGCGCAAGGTTGA